A segment of the Hyperolius riggenbachi isolate aHypRig1 chromosome 8, aHypRig1.pri, whole genome shotgun sequence genome:
AAGTACCAGTATGTGTTTAAAACCACATATcaagtatgtatgtatttgtacttgtattgccggatgtcctgattgtacaaagTGTTACgcgtctcatgtatctatgctccccactatttgttttgtgctATGTAAGTTGGAAGAAAATGGCATCTGAACTAACCAGATGctatcaccagggccggatttgtactctttactgcccaaggccactgtcaccagccgcccccttcagtataggtagcgagatgacccctcccccctttcctccagtataggcagccagatgacccctccccccttccctctagtataggtaacctgactccccagtataggtagccagatggccgctccccctttccttccctccagtataggcagccagatgacccctcccccctttcctccagtataggtagccagatgacccctcccccttccctctagtataggtaacctgatgaccccccagtataggtagccagatggccgctccccctttccttccagtataggtagccagatgactcccttaatccctcctccccccccccccccctttccgtataggtagccagctcgccttcacaccacagcagccatcagtgtcactcatttctccgctcgtctctagtgcagaagcttcctcttcctttccgtctccaatgctggccaagtccatagcccctggccacagtgcaaacgtgcacagagagcaaggtggccgctgcacaggcggctggcagcagagtaccacggtcaggtgctcatctgatcttcctgcattgcagcatttgcaagcttgcaaatgctgtaccagtctagtctgctgctttggtgcccttgctcctgtggtgccctaggccatggcctaggtggccttggcctaaagccGGTCCTAACTATTACACTATCTCCATGGCAGGCAGCAGAAATCAGCCATGCGGCTATTCAGGGAGTGCAGACTGCAGACTGCACTCCCTGAATAGCCGCATGGATGATTTCTGCTGCCTGTCATGGGGATAGTGTGATAGCATTTGGTTGGTTCAGATGCCATTTTCTTCCGTTCTCAGGTTTTCTAGCTGACTGGGCCCTATAGAATTACTTTTGTATACTTTGGCCTGATAAAGGGCACACAATAAGCCCGAAATGAACATTTGTCGTTGCCTGAATAAGTTGCTAACCACGTCAAGCCAGATCATATACCAGTCTCTTGACATCTTTTTTCTACAGTTAATGGAGATTGTTCGTATGGATAATAAGTCTTTACAAAATGTGCTGAACTTTTGAATTTTTGTATATGTGCAAAATAAAATTTATACCAAGCTTTATAGTGCAAGACTGTGCAATAGCATTTTCTTCTATGGTCCTTTCTATAAGAAACAAGTACGGCTGTGTTTGTAACTGGTGGACGGTGTGCTGGTGCGGTGCATGTGCTCAGTGACTGCTCACTGCTCTGTGTGTCTGTAGGGAGGTCAGGTGACAACAGCGGGTCACACTCAGTCAGACCTCGGTCAGATCTCTAGCAGCCGGCTTCAACCAAACACTGTCTGCCTGTACACTGTGCCACCCTGCAAGTCAGTAATAGGCTCTGTAACATTTTGCATAAGTTTTCCTGTATGTGGATTTCCAGGTtttattcctgtgaattttaatgCAACTTTTCTGTGTGGTTAACAATCAATATGTGGGAAACCgatgcagacagacagacacagaacatttatattgcacttttctcctggcggactcaaagtaccagagctgcagccactagggcacgctcagtaggcagtagcagtgttagggagtcttgcccaaggtctcttcactgaataggtgctggcgtactgaacaggaagagatgaaCAGGAAGGTCTCCAGTgtcagagcctttaaccagtacacttttcatccagaaatctgcagcatgcaatccatCATTTCTCTGCATCACATCGGAAAATCTGCATTCAATGGACACAACTCCATAGAAATGCATTAATTTCTGTTTTAACTCAGAAAATCCCAATACGAATTTGgatatagtggaaatgggccctaagggtgcTGAGTGTTTTTCTAATATTATtgtggttgattcacaaagcttacacATTTTTAATTAACATTTATGGGGAAAAAACGGAAATCAGCATACAGAAAAACGTACACGAATTGTAATATGCTAGTGGaaatggtcctttaaccactttaccatcaCGCGTGCGTATATCTATActccttttaacaccctttccccaccaggagcgtagatatatgcaCCTCCCGCCACTACtgccgctgtccgcactcccgtgcacgtcgccggccgctcgccccggAGAtcgatgaacgggaaaaaccagcagcgcgaccattgtgaaaaaaaaaaaaattcccagcctcactaaacttcctgtaagcgtacttccgacgcttacaggtcgcatgaacaaaaaattactgtggccatcttgtggccaattagtaaaactacatccaaaacatttttcatatacaaataaatacttttacactataaattaactcattacctcccacactccccaatttatttatttttttgtaataaaaagaaaaaaaattacaattaaaaaaaaataatacataaatagttacctcagggacttaactttttaaatatttatgtcaagagggtataacactgttactttataaactgtgggcttgtaattagggatagacgcaaaactgaaaaaaagcacctttatttccaaataaaatattggcggcaaacattgtgatagggacataatttaaatggtgtaataaccgggacaaatgggcaaatacatttcatggattttaattacagtagcatgcattatttaaaaactataatggccgaaaactgcaaaataatgattttttttccccacattttttcctattttcccattaaaacatttagaataaaataattcttggcataatgtcccacctaaagaaagcctaattggtggcgaaaaaaacaagatatagttcatttcattgcgataagtaatgataaagttatagacggatgaatggaaggagcgctgaaaggtgaaaattgctctggtgttcaaggggtaaaacccctcagtggtgaagtggttaaggtggccatactctGGTCGATATGGCCAACAGATAGATGCCtctggctaggtgcacacataacagagtgGGAAAGAATGCGTTGTATGTACTGTgcgtttttttgtgtgcgtttttagtgcaGTTTTGGTGCGCTTGCAATTTTtcccgcatatgcgtttttgtagcgttttgcgtGTTTTTATGCACTTACGGTTTGCATATACaacacgcatatgcgttttgtatgtgttttccatgCGTGTTTTGCAAAtcaataggaagacaacaggaagcggaaatacatcacaaaacatttataaaaagcatataaaaacgcatgaaaaccacatacaaaacgcaatacattgcatccccattgactttcattatgtgcgtttttgatgcgtttttgaatattatgcaacaaaaccagggtttttaaaaacgcacgcatacaaaacacatatgcattttttcatgccgctcatagacttccattagcggcaaaaacggtgCGTTGTCCGCAAAAACTGGCATTTCTGCTAAGTAAGTTCCTAGCCTCTATCTAGCTGATCATTTTCTGATCAGAAGGATCTATCTGCTCAAATCCCTCCAGACACTGTACACAGAATTTCAATCGATGTCAAAtctgtgttaaggtggccacacacacgatacgataaaatgatctgattttacggcaattccatAAAAACAATCAGATTTtctgaaaaatcgaaagcttttttttttttcattcaagcaAGAAATCTGATAGGATTTCCCTTTTTATTCAAATAAAGTCTATCGagagtgctggatttttctgatcaatttttctgaaaattgaatggtgtagggtagattgtcagtttCCTTATATATACTTTTATGCAATTTTCTCAGAACTTTCAATCATCTTTTTCATAACTGGGtaaaaattgaacacaggtgtgtagtgcattggtcagattttttaaatgttacaatcagtcagaaaaattgattgcaattcttgaattgaaaagatattttaaaaattgtatggtgtgtggccacctttaggctacttacacactaagacgttgcgttttaggggacgttatggtcgcataacgtgcccctaacgcaacgcctggtgctcttggatgtggatgtcagagtgagccgcgttgtgcagctcattctggcgtccgtgatgccgtgatgcgtactcttggacgcatgcggcatcacgtggtccagccggccaattaccgcacagagcggcgctccaggaagtaaacactgcatttcacaccgtacagtgaatattaattagccatgtgcctgaccgaggaggaggagggaagacctcctcctccaacactactgagcatgtgcgcacagtctaacgcggcttagccgcgcataacgcacagcatgcagcactctcaacggacgtgctgcgttacaatgtaacgcaacgtgggcactgtgaacagcccattgaattttcattactgtgcggtgggctgcgttacaggctgctctaacgtgcgcctgtaacgtcttaatgtCAAAGCAGCCTTAGCGTTGAAAGAGAGATCAGGGAATGATCATTTGTCAGCAGGGTTCCCTGGTCTTCCCATGGGTACGCGGcttggtaacagtaaaaaagggcgcaggaggctagtggacaaatcgggcgccgccattcactcccataataaatatcgtttaatgggcgcccgataggaaaaaagggcgccggagaaaaataacgttttaaaagcggcgcccggagacttaatgttttattactgcttctcatgattacacattatttaatgatttatacattttttaatattatttttaaacgaaaaacagtacaatatttttttcaaacattatttttaaacgaaaaacagtaccatatttttttttttttttttttttttacattatttttaaacgaaaaaaaccgcacaatatgtttttgaaactttattaatgcttatcacaggggggtcttaggtttaggcaccaacaggggggtcttaggtttaggcaccaacaggggggtcttaggtttaggcaccaacaggggggtcttaggtttaggcaccaacaggggggtcttaggtttaggcaccaacaggggggtcttaggtttaggcaccaacagggggtcttaggtttaggcaccaacaggggggtcttaggtttaggcaccaacaggggggtcttaggtttaggcaccaacaggggggtcttaggtttaggcaccaacaggggggtcttaggtttaggcactaacaggggggtcttaggtttaggcactaacaggggggtctaggggttaggggtaggtacagggagggttacttaggcaccaacaggggggtcttaggtttaggcactaacaggggggtctaggggataggggtaggtacagggagggttacttagtaatttttttttaaacgttattatacgtttcactatttaaacaaaagattaacgtttttacaattgccgatttaatgcacattatttaatgatttataactttataaaacattaattttaaacgaaatacagtacaatacatttttaaacgttatccatgcttatcgtttaaaacccggcgcccttttttcccagcgcccctttttaacgtacgcacttGGCTTTATATAACAATGCAATAATGTGGAGGCTGCTGGTAAAGATAATAAACAAAGTACACCTGAATTGATAGTTATATGATGGCTCTcatataccagttgcttgactgtCCTGCTCATCACTCTGgcctcagtagtgtctggatcacacacctgatacgagcatgtggctaatctagtcagacttcagtcagtcatctgatttgcatgcttgttcagggtctacagctaaaattattagaggcagaggaccagcaggatagccaggcaactggtattgcttaaaagcaaataaatatggcagcctccgtatctctCTTGCTTCATGTATCCTTTACTTCTTCCTAGAAAGCGAAAATCGCTGCTGAAACAGCTCTAATGGATCCCAGTACTAAAGCCTTTTGATCTTTGTCTCTGCTGcataaaacatatatataagtaaTATTTTTATTATGCTTTCCTAAGATTAGCACTGAGCCTACATGCACAATCATTCACTTCTGTCCTTGTCCCCAGATGTAAAGCATTGCTCCTAATAGCACACCGCCCCCTCCTGGCCAATGTCACACATATCACACTGCTGCACTGAAGGGGTTAAAGTCTGGCTTGTCACACTGAAAAGCCCATCCTCACTTTTCTCCAGCCAGGAGCAATGCCCCTTTAAATCCTGCAGACAGGGACTGGGAGGCGGCAGCCAGGAAGAAAGGAAGGGAacaggaaggggaggagagaccCCTGGACAGGCCTGAGTGTGGAGAGGTAATGtacctttaaattaaaaaaaaaaaagggggtagaAGCTGAGAGTGGGGAGATGGAGGGAAAAGAGGGAGGGGTACAAGTCTCCTGCAGGATGGGGTAGGTCATATGAAACTTTTCTACTCTAGAGATCCAGCCTGTTAACCATTTCTAAGCAAAGGCAACACGCTCAGACCAGCAGCGCTCTTAACCCCTTCAGAGCTCATGCTTCTGTGGAATTCACTCGGCAGCAGCCAGATCAGATAGGGTTAAGAGAATCGCTTGCATTCAGCGTGTTGCTTCAGGTTAGCAATGGTTAACAGGCTGCTTCGAAAGAAGCGTGACCTgctgtgcactttgcacttttaaaGCGACTCTGATAGCGAGAGGAAATTGGAAGCTGCCAGACATATTTCGTTTTGAACAACgccagttgcctgcctgtcctcctgatcctccgTCTCTAAAGCTATGTACTCACCTCGCGATGCAGAGAGATGGATCCAGCAACGTCTCCCTGACGACAAGCGCTCTACCAATCCATCTTCCAGAAGGCAGACGTGAGCGATGTTACACGACAGGCGCGAGAAGACTTCAAGGGATCGCGGTACTTTCAGTGAGAGTCGTCGGGGATCTATCTGATCTGAACTGCCATGTCCGTTGCTTAACGGTGTGCGATCCAGTGCGGAGCAACATCGTTTAACATGCTTATGTTAAGGGATGTTGCCCAACGTCGGGTAACATCACCACAAGTATCATACGGTGGGTACTTGCTATTAAGCCTCAAATGCACATTAGATAATCATTGGGTATAGACAACCATACTGCGGTGCCTCAGCCGTAAAActagcgtgtgtacagctgcTACATTTAGGGATcggtgctagtctagtttaggggacccagcagacaACCTCATAGGGCACAGTTGTCCAATAACAGTTCCTTCTTAAAgaacaaagcattgtgattggccaaatagtgtgagcaacgtttactacaacctattggaagcCTGGCAGCTCAGGAGGGTTCcgcccacccaatcacgttagttgTATTTCTCCAGGttacctgctgggtcccctaaagtagcctAGCGCCTAGGGATCTACCACTGCAAATAGCAAGCGACAAACCGGATCCTTATCTTCTAACTTACCTGCACTGCAGGACGCCACTTGCCATGCATTGCTTGTCATTCCTTTCCCCTCGCTATAGAACAGTACTCACTGATTGGCTATAGCTGAGCAGTGTATCTATAAAATGCTTTCCCCCTGCACTGTCACCCTAACGATCGATCAATGACCTTAAAGGACCACAGtaattaaagggaacatgaagtgagagggatatggtgactgccatatttattttcttttaaacaataccagtgcccCTATCGCAATGCATGGTGATGGTATTGGAGGGcgctacatagagccgcgttaagcggctcttgatgcgtccgtgatgcgtactttttaacGCATGCACTGGTGGAGACCAAGTGAGCGgaacactctgcatcacgtggtcccgccagctaaTTGCGCAGAGCGGCCGCTCCGGGAAGTAAGCACTGCACGTCACACAATGCAGTGCAtactaattagccatgtggctaggagcactagtggactctcccctcctccaacaaaactgcgcatgtgcaagcattCTAACACGGCTAACACCGCatgaaacgcacagcatgctgcactttcaaagAACATCCAGCGTTACCCTGTAACGCAAcgtaggcactgtgaacagcccattgattattcattgctgtgagttgggatgtgatacaggctgctgtaacatgcgcctgtaacgtcccactgtgaaagcagcctaaaaggaaataaatatggcagcctccatttcgctCTCAGCTCAGGTGTACTTAAACAAATTGCTGTCTGGGAAGTTGCTAAAGTAAGGGGACCCTGTGTATTCACACTAGATTTTGCCCTGAAGTAATCACAGAAGATTGTTCTGGGTGACACATATTTAGTGTGTACAGAAGCAGGGGATATACTATATAATACAAAGGAGAAACAGGACTCTAGTTACCGTAATTAACAAGGAATTAGAGAGGGGCAGCTCAATTGTTTTTCATTATCCACACTTTCTATCACCTCGGTTTTACAATGGATGCGCTACAGGTACCCATATATCAGGTGATGTATGGGGAGATCAGCcaagagaccgatctctctctaatccaatCTGATTAGCAAGCATTCTGTTGCctgccatacaccgcaggccaattcccgatcagtTCCAGCATGAAagcggccttgtgatgccgcatctgCTGCCTTGCCGCCACCGGCGCTTTCCgtctagtgtaaaatgtgccctccATATTATACTTTACCTGTGGCACGTACGTAGACAGAAAAATAGCGCATCGGCAGATAGGTGATTGTGAGCTCCGCTGCAACTCTCTGCACAGCCCTGGGGAAGCCCTTTTAGCTGGGGGAAAACAAACCGGGGGTTCGTCTGTTGTCTGAAAATCAAACATCACAACACCTTGCTGCAGGTAGTCAGCTGCACAGAACAGCAGCCACAGTTACTAATTTCCATCACCTGGAGCAATCCACCAAATGGTAAGCAAGCTCTCAATCTGCCGCTTTCTGTGAAATACACTGTGGAATAGCTGTGCACATAAAAATAAAGTAAGCCAGCTGAAATAATGTTTGCCATTAGCCTAGCTAAAACAATCAggtccggatttaccataaggcactgtaggcactacttaatactgagggcccTTCtgcctacttaatactaaggggcacctgtagctatctatgacgggcaagagaagtgacagcagggccagccagcacacttgcagtgcagtttggtggggtgtttgtaggttcatgtaggCCAAAGTCTGTGGTAaccggacatctgtgcctataggctcctgtgaggcaaATTTGGGCCTGAATACAATGAAAATAAACATGTCATTTTCTTGtaggccctatttacacttaatgcgttcagTTGCACCGCATTGCATCCCATTTGCCAAATGTGatgcaacttaaagagactctgtaacaaaattttgagccttattttttctattctataagttcctatacctgatttgatgtggtctgtcttactacaaccttttctagttgcactgtctctgtaataaatcttatcttctttcctctgtcgtgtctgtcggcaagaggctggaatgtgtggaatgtgcagcactgcttgtcattggcagaagctttacacccccccctccaagctctgcatgaatcacacagtaagctgttctcagcctatgatactctggttagaagccagtcatttgtttgtaaacactgcctaaaactgttaattacaagccaggattgcagcagggagtgacagaaacagcacagaggggcacaggggaacataaggaatagaatggtatgctttttattgtaagaatattagagtacagattctctttaaagagaaaccgtaatcaagaatttaacttcatcccaatcagtagctgataccccctttcccatgagaactctttcccttttctcaaacagatcatcagggagctctgtatggctgatattgtggtgaaacccctcccacagtgtgatgtcaggaccatggttctgacatcacactgtgggagccttgatgcattgtgggaaataacagctctttacagctgtttccaactgccaaaaaatgggcaaacactgactaaatcatttatacataattattgcacaATTGAagcatttttaattacattatttttcactggagttcctctttaaagctaagCTTTAAGTGTAGATAGGGtcttaaagtgaactcgaggtgagagcgatacagaggctgccaaatggattttcttttaagcaattccattgcctggctgtcctgctgatcctctgcctctaatacatttaaccatagcccctgaacaagcatacagcagatcaggtgtttctgacattattgtcagatctgacaagattagctgcatgcttgtttctggtgtgattcatccaCTACTACAGCAAAACagctgagcagggctgccaggcaactggtattgtttaaaaggaaataaatatggctgcctataTATATCACTCttgcctcgggttcactttaaaccatttCTGCTGAAACAATATATGCTGACTTTCATACTGATGGCCATTCTCTTTTACTCAGGTGATGCCCTCACAGAACTTTGATCTGCTCACTTCAATGGCAGCGGAGCACTGATACCGATAAGCACCTTCCATATCAAAATACCTTACAATATTCCAGTGACCGTCTCTGTCTCTCCTCCACCGGAGGACAAACTACTCCTATTGCAAGTCACCCAAAAAATTAAGACTTCAAGCGTCTATCGAGGAAAGAAAAGGGCCTACAGCATCCAACCTGCAAGTTAAGAGGTAATTTTGGATCCACAGCCGAAGATGACCTCTACCCCTCACACGCTGCACTTTGAACTCCCTGGCCATGAGGCAGCTACCCTCCGAAGCATGAACCTGCTGCGCTCAGAGGAACGTTTTTGTGACGTGACTATTGTCTCTAATGGTCTAAAATTCAAGGGTCACCGAGTGGTTCTGGCAGCTTGCTCTCCGTTCCTCAGAGACCAGTTCCTTCTAAACCCCATTTCTCAGCTCCAGGTTTCCCTCATGCACGGACCCAAAGTGGTGTCGGATCTTCTCCTTTCATGTTACACGGGGCACCTCCAGTTTCCCGTCAGGGAGATTGTTAACTATTTAACAGCTGCAAGCTATTTTCAGATGGAACATGTCGTGGAAAAGTGCCGCCAAGCCTTGTGCCAGTTTATTGATCCTCAGATAGGCTTGGTGGAGTCTCAAAGAACCCCACCCACTGGAAACCCTTCATCGACCACGACATCGATGTACTCAAGTCGACCCTCGGATAATTCTGAGTCAATGAAGTCACAGATTAAGACAGCAGAGGACAGTGAAGAGGAGCTGTTGATGAtggcagaagatgaagaagaggaagaggaggaagaagaagaatccTCCTCGAATGTATGTATAGTAAAACTTGAGTCTGGTGCAGACAGTGCAGGAGGTGAAAAAGGACAGAGGCCTTGGGCAAAAGATGACCAAAATGTAGTGGTACAGCCAGAAGAGGCTCTAGTCAACTCTACTGTTGAAGGAGGAGAAACGGGGGAAGGATCTAGCCAACGAGGAGGAGAAATGAAGGCTGTCTACAGTGATGATATGGATAATGGAGAGGGAGTCCTCATTATCCCTAGTAGCTACCACGAAGATGATGATGAGGTTCTAGAAGGGGGCATGGGTGCCTGTCAAAGCAGCTTTATGAGTGATGGATCTTTAAGTATGGGAGGAGCAGCACTGTTTGGGTCAATGGTCTTCGAAGACACACAGGCAGGAGTCAAACGGACTTTAAGGTGCTGCAAGTGTGATGAGTCCTTCCAAGGGGTTGAGAAGCTGGTGTTCCATATGCGGGCCAAGCATTTTGTCTTCATGTGTCCTCGTTGTGGCAAACAGTTCAACCACAGCAGCAACCTTAACAGACACATGAATGTGCACCGGGGGGTCAAATCCCACACCTGCAACATATGTGGCAAATGCTTCACCCAAAAGTCAACCTTACACGATCACCTCAACCTGCACAGCGGCGAACGGCCTTACCGCTGCTCGtactgtgacgtcaggtttgccCACAAGCCCGCTATAAGGCGCCACCTCAAGGAGCAGCATGGGAAGACCACGGCTCAGAACGTCCTGGCCGCGGGCGTGGCTGAGATGAATATCCTGATGGGATGTGGGACTGGCTGAGAGGACCTAAGATGGATCGTAGTAAGACCCACgtttatgctttaaaaaaaagaagaaaaaaatggtttTATCCGCATTGCAATTGCACTAATCTACTACCAAGTGTACTTTTTAGTcttagtgttttttgttttttttgtctttccACATCTGTGACTGCCAGATTGACAAGTTGGACTTATAAAATGGTGGCAACAGGCCTAATTTACTAAAGCTGTCCAAGGCAGGAGATCATTGGAGAATATAAATGGTTGTGTGGTCCTGGCCTGGATTTGTTACAGTGGAACAAAAGCTTCCCTGCAGACTAGCCTTGGAATAGATCTCACTCCACTTCCAGTGGCAGAAGGTGTGTTCAGTCTCTGTGTGGGAACTGGTCAGAGCAACTCCATGGAGGCACTTCACAGGGGAATGATAACTGTTTGGAGCTCTGTCATTGGCTGCAGGGAGTCTGTTGGCTGGAACAGTCTCTTGTAATTG
Coding sequences within it:
- the ZBTB12 gene encoding zinc finger and BTB domain-containing protein 12 isoform X1, with amino-acid sequence MTSTPHTLHFELPGHEAATLRSMNLLRSEERFCDVTIVSNGLKFKGHRVVLAACSPFLRDQFLLNPISQLQVSLMHGPKVVSDLLLSCYTGHLQFPVREIVNYLTAASYFQMEHVVEKCRQALCQFIDPQIGLVESQRTPPTGNPSSTTTSMYSSRPSDNSESMKSQIKTAEDSEEELLMMAEDEEEEEEEEEESSSNVCIVKLESGADSAGGEKGQRPWAKDDQNVVVQPEEALVNSTVEGGETGEGSSQRGGEMKAVYSDDMDNGEGVLIIPSSYHEDDDEVLEGGMGACQSSFMSDGSLSMGGAALFGSMVFEDTQAGVKRTLRCCKCDESFQGVEKLVFHMRAKHFVFMCPRCGKQFNHSSNLNRHMNVHRGVKSHTCNICGKCFTQKSTLHDHLNLHSGERPYRCSYCDVRFAHKPAIRRHLKEQHGKTTAQNVLAAGVAEMNILMGCGTG